A genomic window from Vanessa tameamea isolate UH-Manoa-2023 chromosome 7, ilVanTame1 primary haplotype, whole genome shotgun sequence includes:
- the LOC113398308 gene encoding phospholipase A1 VesT1.02-like, with protein MIRVTYNYVLIFVLFITVTKADTIEDRFRILYSKNIKCDHNRSLNLDVSETRVYFYDFVNNINISSRIDTAPDLLRKSVEFDNSRRVIVFVPGYKSHIKSVLEELIRQTYKNVPNIYLIILDHSAYTYENKDKLQSYSRSVKYAYYIGTSLGKFLSDFCDRNIPPDNVHCIGHSLGSHIIGYAGERFTNITKQKLWRITGLDPAGPCFSKSRVEDHIRSGVGKYVEVYHCNAGYLGTTRTIADTDFFFNYEGKIQPDCDAGDNLEETVKCYHKACVRYWMKTVHNPELYVARSCPSYKAFAQGLCEENETTIAGCYNPGDARGIFYVSTNITP; from the exons ATGATCCGCGTGACGTATAACTATGtactaatatttgttttatttattacggttACAAAGGCTGATACGATAGAAGATCGGTTtcgtatactttattcaaagaATATTAAGT GTGACCACAACAGATCGTTAAATCTGGATGTGAGTGAAACGcgggtttatttttatgatttcgtcaataacataaatattagcaGCAGAATTGACACCGCACCTGATTTATTGCGAAAGTCTGTTGAATTTGATAACAGTAGACGTGTTATTGTATTCGTGCCTGGTTACAAAAGCCACATAAAAAGTGTTCTCGAAGAATTAATCAGACAAACGTACAAAAATGTgccaaatatttatcttataatattagacCATTCAGCTTACACTTACGAGAACAAAGATAAACTTCAAAGTTATTCGCGGTCTGTCAAATATGCATACTATATTGGGACCTCTCTAGGAAAGTTCTTATCAGATTTTTGTGATAGGAATATCCCACCAGATAACGTTCACTGTATAGGTCACAGTTTGGGCAGTCATATTATTGGATATGCTGGTGAAAGATTCACGAATATAACAAAGCAGAAGCTATGGCGAATCACAGGATTGGATCCGGCTGGCCCATGTTTTTCTAAAAGTCGTGTCGAGGATCATATACGATCGGGCGTTGGAAAGTATGTTGAAGTGTACCACTGTAATGCTGGATATTTGGGTACGACAAGAACAATTGCGGATACGGATTTCTTTTTCAATTACGAAGGAAAAATTCAGCCAGATTGTGATGCAg GCGATAATCTCGAAGAAACAGTGAAATGCTATCACAAAGCCTGCGTCAGGTACTGGATGAAAACAGTTCATAATCCGGAATTGTACGTGGCTCGCTCCTGTCCTTCATACAAAGCCTTTGCGCAAGGTTTATGTGAAGAAAATGAGACAACAATAGCTGGCTGTTATAACCCTGGTGATGCACGAGGCATTTTTTATGTCTCCACTAATATAACTCCTTGA